A single genomic interval of Helianthus annuus cultivar XRQ/B chromosome 6, HanXRQr2.0-SUNRISE, whole genome shotgun sequence harbors:
- the LOC110937051 gene encoding ABC transporter G family member 26 isoform X1, with translation MIDCFCFTMDFRSQDEIEDLSTSSPAPIGSNGFVRSFDLNAPTYHINSQIDIPDDHLKDRPLPIFLKFEDIEFKVKMSKATPGNPVKAVMSKVVSQPKTEQDNYKQILKGITGSIGPGEILALMGPSGSGKTTLLKVIGGRLRDNIKGTITYNDVPYSPALKRRIGFVTQDDVLYPQLTVEETLIFAAFLRLPGSMSRTQKYERVEVIIKELGLERCRKTRVGGGFIGGISGGERKRTSIGYEILVDPSLLLLDEPTSGLDSTSANKLIEILRENAKAGRTIITTIHQPSSKVFHMFDKILLISEGHPVYYGKARESMSYFTSLRFIPDIAMNPAEFLLDLATGQVNDISAPDDIVTPKGTCEYERAVIKYVQHKYKIELDSKEKEANHQMGNAPEHLRLAIQVKKDWTISWWDQFLILFKRTYRERWRDYFDILRIIQSLGVALLLGLLWWKSSYATEAHLRDQIGLLFYVCIFWTSSSIFGAVYVFPFEKFMLVKERKADMYRLSAYYVCSTLCDMIAHVTYPTVFMSILYFMVGFKKSVQCFFMTMSVILLIAITSQGAGEMFGAAVMSIRRAGMVASLILMMFLLTGGYYVQNIPKFMQWLKYLSFMYHGFRLLLKVQYSGDELYECESIGGCRPLQSSPSFDTVNLKGGWKEVWMLLGMGLGYRLLAYICLRRKISQCNI, from the exons ATGATTGATTGTTTCTGCTTCACAATGGATTTCAGGAGCCAAGACGAAATCGAGGACTTGTCGACTTCATCCCCTGCGCCAATCGGCAGCAACGGGTTTGTTCGTAGCTTTGATTTGAATGCCCCGACTTACCATATAAACTCTCAGATTGATATACCAGATGATCACTTGAAAGACCGTCCACTCCCCATTTTCctcaag TTTGAAGATATAGAGTTTAAGGTGAAAATGAGCAAAGCAACACCTGGGAATCCGGTTAAAGCGGTTATGTCAAAGGTGGTTTCCCAACCAAAAACTGAACAAGACAACTATAAGCAGATTTTGAAGGGCATAACTGGAAGCATTGGCCCGGGTGAGATCCTTGCGTTGATGGGTCCTTCCGGTAGTGGTAAAACAACACTATTGAAAGTCATTGGGGGACGATTACGAGACAATATTAAAGGAACCATCACGTATAATGATGTTCCATATAGTCCAGCTCTTAAAAGAAG GATTGGATTTGTTACACAAGATGATGTGCTCTACCCACAATTGACAGTTGAGGAGACTTTGATTTTTGCTGCATTTTTAAGGCTTCCGGGCAGCATGAGTCGAACACAGAAATATGAAAGAGTTGAGGTCATTATAAAGGAATTAGGTCTTGAAAG atgccGAAAAACACGAGTAGGAGGAGGATTCATTGGTGGGATATCCGGGGGCGAAAGAAAAAGAACCAGCATTGGATATGAGATTCTGGTTGATCCTTCGTTGTTGCTGCTTGATGAACCAACTTCAGGCCTTGATTCAACATCAGCAAACAAACTTATTGAGATTCTAAGAGAAAATGCTAAG GCCGGGAGGACAATTATCACAACAATCCACCAACCGTCAAGTAAAGTGTTTCATATGTTTGACAAGATCTTACTGATATCCGAAGGCCACCCCGTGTACTATGGAAAGGCAAGGGAATCAATGAGCTATTTTACTTCTCTGAGGTTCATCCCTGATATAGCCATGAACCCCGCAGAGTTCTTGCTAGATTTAGCCACAGGTCAAGTAAACGACATTTCTGCCCCTGATGATATCGTGACTCCTAAAGGCACTTGTGAATATGAAAGGGCTGTCATCAAG TATGTTCAACATAAGTATAAGATCGAACTTGATAGCAAAGAAAAAGAAGCAAATCATCAAATGGGAAATGCCCCGGAACATCTTCGGTTAGCAATTCAAGTGAAAAAGGATTGGACAATAAGTTGGTGGGATCAGTTTTTAATATTGTTTAAGAGAACTTACAGAGAAAGGTGGAGAGATTACTTTGATATCCTAAGAATCATTCAGTCTCTTGGAGTTGCACTCTTGTTAGGCCTTTTATGGTGGAAATCAAGCTACGCTACCGAGGCTCACCTTAGAGATCAG ATCGGCTTGTTATTCTACGTTTGTATCTTCTGGACGTCTTCATCAATATTTGGAGCCGTATACGTATTCCCGTTTGAGAAGTTTATGCTTGTAAAAGAAAGAAAAGCTGATATGTATAGGCTGAGTGCCTACTACGTGTGCAGCACGTTGTGCGACATGATTGCGCACGTTACATACCCAACTGTTTTCATGTCCATTTTATATTTCATGGTGGGGTTCAAGAAAAGCGTACAGTGCTTCTTCATGACAATGTCTGTGATCTTATTAATAGCCATAACCAGCCAA GGTGCTGGTGAAATGTTTGGTGCTGCAGTGATGAGCATTAGAAGGGCTGGCATGGTTGCTTCTTTAATACTAATGATGTTTCTTCTTACTGGAGGCTACTATGTTCAG AATATACCAAAATTCATGCAGTGGTTAAAGTATTTATCCTTCATGTACCACGGCTTTAGGCTGCTTCTAAAAGTACAGTACTCGGGTGATGAGTTATACGAGTGTGAAAGCATAGGAGGATGCAGACCGTTGCAGAGTTCGCCATCATTCGACACTGTAAATTTAAAAGGAGGGTGGAAAGAGGTCTGGATGCTGCTAGGAATGGGTCTGGGGTATCGTTTGTTGGCTTACATTTGCCTTCGTAGAAAGATTAGCCAATGCAATATTTGA
- the LOC110937051 gene encoding ABC transporter G family member 26 isoform X2 yields the protein MSKATPGNPVKAVMSKVVSQPKTEQDNYKQILKGITGSIGPGEILALMGPSGSGKTTLLKVIGGRLRDNIKGTITYNDVPYSPALKRRIGFVTQDDVLYPQLTVEETLIFAAFLRLPGSMSRTQKYERVEVIIKELGLERCRKTRVGGGFIGGISGGERKRTSIGYEILVDPSLLLLDEPTSGLDSTSANKLIEILRENAKAGRTIITTIHQPSSKVFHMFDKILLISEGHPVYYGKARESMSYFTSLRFIPDIAMNPAEFLLDLATGQVNDISAPDDIVTPKGTCEYERAVIKYVQHKYKIELDSKEKEANHQMGNAPEHLRLAIQVKKDWTISWWDQFLILFKRTYRERWRDYFDILRIIQSLGVALLLGLLWWKSSYATEAHLRDQIGLLFYVCIFWTSSSIFGAVYVFPFEKFMLVKERKADMYRLSAYYVCSTLCDMIAHVTYPTVFMSILYFMVGFKKSVQCFFMTMSVILLIAITSQGAGEMFGAAVMSIRRAGMVASLILMMFLLTGGYYVQNIPKFMQWLKYLSFMYHGFRLLLKVQYSGDELYECESIGGCRPLQSSPSFDTVNLKGGWKEVWMLLGMGLGYRLLAYICLRRKISQCNI from the exons ATGAGCAAAGCAACACCTGGGAATCCGGTTAAAGCGGTTATGTCAAAGGTGGTTTCCCAACCAAAAACTGAACAAGACAACTATAAGCAGATTTTGAAGGGCATAACTGGAAGCATTGGCCCGGGTGAGATCCTTGCGTTGATGGGTCCTTCCGGTAGTGGTAAAACAACACTATTGAAAGTCATTGGGGGACGATTACGAGACAATATTAAAGGAACCATCACGTATAATGATGTTCCATATAGTCCAGCTCTTAAAAGAAG GATTGGATTTGTTACACAAGATGATGTGCTCTACCCACAATTGACAGTTGAGGAGACTTTGATTTTTGCTGCATTTTTAAGGCTTCCGGGCAGCATGAGTCGAACACAGAAATATGAAAGAGTTGAGGTCATTATAAAGGAATTAGGTCTTGAAAG atgccGAAAAACACGAGTAGGAGGAGGATTCATTGGTGGGATATCCGGGGGCGAAAGAAAAAGAACCAGCATTGGATATGAGATTCTGGTTGATCCTTCGTTGTTGCTGCTTGATGAACCAACTTCAGGCCTTGATTCAACATCAGCAAACAAACTTATTGAGATTCTAAGAGAAAATGCTAAG GCCGGGAGGACAATTATCACAACAATCCACCAACCGTCAAGTAAAGTGTTTCATATGTTTGACAAGATCTTACTGATATCCGAAGGCCACCCCGTGTACTATGGAAAGGCAAGGGAATCAATGAGCTATTTTACTTCTCTGAGGTTCATCCCTGATATAGCCATGAACCCCGCAGAGTTCTTGCTAGATTTAGCCACAGGTCAAGTAAACGACATTTCTGCCCCTGATGATATCGTGACTCCTAAAGGCACTTGTGAATATGAAAGGGCTGTCATCAAG TATGTTCAACATAAGTATAAGATCGAACTTGATAGCAAAGAAAAAGAAGCAAATCATCAAATGGGAAATGCCCCGGAACATCTTCGGTTAGCAATTCAAGTGAAAAAGGATTGGACAATAAGTTGGTGGGATCAGTTTTTAATATTGTTTAAGAGAACTTACAGAGAAAGGTGGAGAGATTACTTTGATATCCTAAGAATCATTCAGTCTCTTGGAGTTGCACTCTTGTTAGGCCTTTTATGGTGGAAATCAAGCTACGCTACCGAGGCTCACCTTAGAGATCAG ATCGGCTTGTTATTCTACGTTTGTATCTTCTGGACGTCTTCATCAATATTTGGAGCCGTATACGTATTCCCGTTTGAGAAGTTTATGCTTGTAAAAGAAAGAAAAGCTGATATGTATAGGCTGAGTGCCTACTACGTGTGCAGCACGTTGTGCGACATGATTGCGCACGTTACATACCCAACTGTTTTCATGTCCATTTTATATTTCATGGTGGGGTTCAAGAAAAGCGTACAGTGCTTCTTCATGACAATGTCTGTGATCTTATTAATAGCCATAACCAGCCAA GGTGCTGGTGAAATGTTTGGTGCTGCAGTGATGAGCATTAGAAGGGCTGGCATGGTTGCTTCTTTAATACTAATGATGTTTCTTCTTACTGGAGGCTACTATGTTCAG AATATACCAAAATTCATGCAGTGGTTAAAGTATTTATCCTTCATGTACCACGGCTTTAGGCTGCTTCTAAAAGTACAGTACTCGGGTGATGAGTTATACGAGTGTGAAAGCATAGGAGGATGCAGACCGTTGCAGAGTTCGCCATCATTCGACACTGTAAATTTAAAAGGAGGGTGGAAAGAGGTCTGGATGCTGCTAGGAATGGGTCTGGGGTATCGTTTGTTGGCTTACATTTGCCTTCGTAGAAAGATTAGCCAATGCAATATTTGA
- the LOC110937050 gene encoding ER membrane protein complex subunit 8/9 homolog translates to MNNSNGGDCRYVIDQNAYIKLVLHALKHKTSAVNGVLLGRLSGEVVEIADSVPLFHSSQIGLLPPLEIALITIEEYYSSQGLSIVGYFHANERFDDLELGTVARNIADHVYRYFPQAALLLLDNKKLGALRNNKDMAPVMQLYTRDSSKSWKHVESNGNKRLTTKEPSANIVLLDYISSEKWNDVVDFDDHLDDISKDWLNSQLFK, encoded by the exons ATGAACAACAGCAACGGCGGCGACTGTAGATACGTGATCGATCAAAATGCTTACATTAAGCTGGTCCTCCATGCCTTGAAGCACAAGACCTCAGCCGTTAACGGCGTCCTCCTCGGCCGCCTCTCCGGCGAAGTTGTTGAAATCGCCGATTCGGTTCCTCTTTTCCACTCTTCTCAGATCGGACTTCTTCCTCCTCTCGAGATCGCCTTAATTACG ATAGAAGAGTATTACAGCTCTCAAGGACTGAGTATCGTCGGTTATTTCCACGCTAATGAGCGATTCGATGATCTCGAGCTCGGTACTGTTGCTAGGAATATTGCGGATCATGTCTATCGTTATTTCCCCCAAGCCGCGCTACTTCTG CTAGATAACAAAAAGCTTGGAGCCTTACGAAACAACAAGGATATGGCTCCTGTAATGCAG CTTTATACACGAGACTCATCTAAAAGTTGGAAACATGTTGAGTCAAACGGGAACAAGCGGTTGACCACCAAGGAGCCATCTGCCAACATTGTCCTATTGGATTATATTTCATCCGAGAAATGGAATGATGTTGTCGACTTTGATGACCACCTTGACGACATAAGCAA GGATTGGTTGAATTCTCAACTCTTTAAGTGA
- the LOC118479609 gene encoding uncharacterized protein LOC118479609 — protein sequence MVQTSLPVKWIEVYFDIHLKKESKKKYWAGELDINSLEGFEFISEKSREIYLRYRSDMIKLHGSDLNQHPDDLDVWVRVAGDKKGRMFGVGSSDPNFAITGKLSTSTESKLYFDAIRSQEEVEKVRVEMEKELATERDARQELEQKVQQMEKEMKENEEKRQKQFEEFMKKFQPPVSH from the exons atggttcagacctctttaCCAGTAAAGTGGATTGAAGTTTATTTTGATATCCATctcaaaaaagaaagcaaaaagaAGTATTGGGCCGGAGAGCTGGACATTAATAGTCTTGAGGGATTTGAGTTTATTTCTGAAAAATCAAGAGAAATCTAT TTACGGTACAGAAGTGATATGATCAAGTTGCATGGGTCGGATCTCAACCAACATCCGGATGATCTTGATGTGTGGGTGAGAGTGGCAGGAGATAAAAAGGGCCGGATGTTCGGGGTAGGATCTTCGGATCCTAATTTCGCGATAACTGGGAAATTGTCTACATCTACCGAatctaaattatattttgatgCCATAAGGTCGCAAGAGGAG GTTGAAAAAGTCCGAGTTGAAATGGAAAAGGAACTTGCAACTGAAAGGGATGCGAGACAAGAGTTGGAACAAAAAGTGCAACAGATggaaaaagaaatgaaagaaaatgaagaaaagagGCAAAAACAATTTGAAGAGTTTATGAAAAAATTCCAGCCTCCCGTTAGTCATTAG